A genomic window from Gemmatimonadaceae bacterium includes:
- a CDS encoding HigA family addiction module antidote protein — MEQFSASTHLREVLAERGISQASLAAAMGVSRLTVSEIVNARRPITPDTAVRLEVVLKHPSAEFWLRLQADCDLARVRDRLRGKKALPPSEHSRGPR, encoded by the coding sequence TTGGAACAGTTCTCGGCGTCGACGCACCTGCGCGAGGTGCTTGCTGAGCGAGGGATTAGCCAGGCGTCTCTTGCAGCAGCCATGGGTGTGTCGCGGCTGACTGTGAGCGAAATTGTCAACGCAAGACGTCCGATCACACCGGACACTGCGGTCAGGTTGGAGGTCGTACTCAAGCATCCATCGGCTGAATTTTGGCTTCGGCTGCAGGCCGACTGTGACCTCGCGCGAGTCCGGGACAGGCTCAGGGGCAAGAAGGCCCTGCCGCCGAGCGAGCATAGTCGCGGACCGCGATAG
- a CDS encoding vitamin B12-dependent ribonucleotide reductase, whose product MPLPVNPPATPATLSQNARTVLEKRYLVKDKSGKPVETPEDMFWRVATTIAEADRKYGATDKQVEKVANQFYELMTQRRFEPNSPTLMNAGRPLGQLSACFVLPVDDALSNGSSGIYDTLRSMALIHQSGGGTGFSFSRLRGKGSMVRSTTGVASGPISFMQLYDASTDAVKQGGTRRGANMGILRVDHPDVMEFITAKEDLTKITNFNISVAVTTKFMEALKAGTSYDLVEPSSKKVVGQLDAREVWDKMIEGAWRTGEPGVFFIDEANRYNPVPHLGAYEATNPCGEQPLLAYDVCNLGSINVGYYVENGKMDWKSFAKDIHLSTRFLDNVIDANKYPLPEIDALSKRIRRIGLGVMGFADALIRLGIVYDSPEGVEFGRKVMEFVDVESKKASQQLAEERGAFPEWAQSIWGPDATCARDEQGNRIRPEQKLRNCNVTTVAPTGTISIIAGCSSGLEPLFAVAFMRNQAGVMMPDVNEDFVAIAKKEGWYSDALMERIAKTGSVIHGEVPVKWQQVFATANNIAPEWHIKMQAAFQLHCDSAISKTTNFSHAATREDVRKIYELAYEMRCKGVTVYRDGSRDGQVLSTGATADAAAKRDGSAKADEATRQELADLNERLADLQSANDRLQKLLFDAEAENLQRRQKRSRPDVLKSTAIRKETPLGTMFVHITEDDKGQPFEVFINLGKAGGSAMADAEAMGRMISLALRSGIPIQQVHRQLRGISSDRAVGLGPNKVLSVPDAIGLALEDWMRTKQGVQQELLTTAETLAAPGAPGAPVVQAQPVTAAGGLQMQFEAVNTGDAFIGTCPDCGSQLEFAEGCVKCHVCGFSECG is encoded by the coding sequence ATGCCGCTGCCCGTCAACCCGCCCGCCACGCCGGCGACCCTCTCGCAGAACGCGCGCACCGTCCTCGAGAAGCGCTACTTGGTCAAGGACAAGTCCGGCAAGCCGGTCGAGACGCCTGAGGATATGTTCTGGCGCGTCGCGACGACGATCGCCGAGGCGGATCGCAAGTACGGGGCGACGGACAAGCAGGTGGAGAAGGTGGCGAACCAGTTCTATGAACTGATGACGCAGCGCCGCTTCGAGCCGAACTCGCCGACCCTGATGAACGCCGGCCGGCCGCTGGGCCAGCTCTCGGCCTGCTTCGTGCTGCCGGTGGACGACGCGCTCTCCAACGGGTCGAGCGGCATCTACGACACGCTGCGCTCGATGGCGCTCATCCATCAGTCGGGTGGCGGCACGGGCTTCTCGTTCTCGCGCCTGCGCGGCAAGGGCTCGATGGTCCGCTCGACCACCGGCGTGGCCAGCGGTCCGATCTCCTTTATGCAGCTCTATGACGCGTCCACGGACGCCGTCAAGCAGGGTGGCACGCGCCGCGGCGCCAATATGGGCATCCTGCGCGTGGACCACCCGGACGTGATGGAGTTCATCACGGCCAAGGAAGACCTGACCAAGATCACGAACTTCAACATCTCCGTCGCCGTCACGACGAAGTTTATGGAGGCGCTGAAGGCCGGCACGAGCTACGACCTCGTCGAGCCGTCCTCCAAGAAGGTCGTCGGCCAGCTCGACGCCCGCGAAGTGTGGGACAAGATGATCGAGGGCGCCTGGCGCACCGGCGAACCCGGCGTGTTCTTCATCGACGAGGCCAACCGCTACAACCCGGTGCCGCACCTCGGCGCCTACGAGGCCACGAACCCCTGCGGCGAGCAGCCGCTGCTGGCCTACGACGTCTGCAACCTCGGATCGATCAACGTCGGCTACTACGTCGAGAACGGGAAGATGGACTGGAAGTCCTTCGCCAAGGACATCCACCTCTCCACGCGCTTCCTCGACAACGTCATCGACGCCAACAAGTACCCGCTGCCGGAGATCGACGCGCTCTCCAAGCGCATCCGCCGTATCGGTCTGGGCGTGATGGGCTTCGCCGACGCGCTCATCCGCCTCGGCATCGTCTATGACTCGCCCGAGGGCGTGGAGTTCGGCCGCAAGGTGATGGAGTTCGTGGACGTCGAGTCCAAGAAGGCCTCGCAGCAGCTGGCCGAGGAGCGCGGCGCATTCCCGGAATGGGCGCAGTCCATCTGGGGCCCCGACGCCACCTGCGCGCGCGACGAGCAGGGCAACCGCATCCGTCCCGAGCAGAAGCTCCGCAACTGCAACGTCACCACGGTCGCGCCCACCGGCACGATCTCCATCATCGCCGGCTGCTCGTCGGGTCTCGAGCCGCTGTTCGCCGTCGCCTTTATGCGCAACCAGGCCGGCGTGATGATGCCCGACGTGAACGAGGACTTCGTCGCCATCGCCAAGAAGGAAGGCTGGTACTCCGACGCGCTGATGGAGCGCATCGCCAAGACCGGCTCGGTGATCCACGGCGAGGTGCCGGTGAAGTGGCAGCAGGTCTTCGCCACCGCCAACAACATCGCGCCCGAGTGGCACATCAAGATGCAGGCGGCCTTCCAGCTGCACTGCGACTCGGCCATCTCCAAGACGACCAACTTCTCGCACGCCGCCACCCGCGAGGACGTGCGCAAGATCTACGAGCTCGCCTACGAGATGCGGTGCAAGGGCGTCACGGTGTACCGCGACGGCTCGCGCGACGGCCAGGTGCTCTCCACCGGCGCCACCGCCGACGCGGCCGCCAAGCGTGACGGATCGGCCAAGGCCGACGAGGCCACGCGCCAGGAACTCGCGGACCTCAACGAGCGCCTCGCCGACCTGCAGTCCGCCAACGACCGCCTGCAGAAGCTGCTCTTCGACGCCGAGGCCGAGAACCTGCAGCGCCGGCAGAAGCGCTCGCGCCCCGACGTCCTCAAGTCCACGGCCATCCGCAAGGAGACGCCGCTTGGCACGATGTTCGTGCACATCACCGAGGACGACAAGGGCCAGCCCTTCGAGGTGTTCATCAATCTCGGCAAGGCCGGCGGCAGCGCGATGGCCGACGCCGAGGCGATGGGCCGGATGATCTCGCTGGCCCTGCGCTCGGGCATCCCGATCCAGCAGGTGCACCGCCAGTTGCGCGGCATCTCCTCCGACCGCGCCGTAGGCCTCGGCCCCAACAAGGTGCTGTCCGTGCCGGACGCCATCGGCCTGGCGCTCGAGGACTGGATGCGTACCAAGCAGGGCGTGCAACAGGAGCTCCTGACGACCGCCGAGACGCTGGCGGCGCCGGGCGCGCCTGGCGCGCCGGTGGTGCAGGCCCAGCCGGTGACGGCGGCGGGCGGACTGCAGATGCAGTTCGAGGCCGTGAACACCGGGGACGCGTTCATCGGGACCTGCCCGGATTGTGGCTCGCAGCTGGAGTTTGCGGAGGGCTGCGTGAAGTGCCACGTGTGCGGGTTTAGTGAGTGCGGGTGA
- a CDS encoding gamma carbonic anhydrase family protein: MTERPIVHAPSLEKHPLVPASAWVHGSATLIGDVTLGEDASVWPGAVLRGDRDAIVVGAETNVQDGAVLHCDPGLPLRIGARVTVGHRAVLHGCTVEDGALIGIGAIVLNGAVVGAGSLVAAGAVVSEGMEIPPDSLVVGVPAKVLRPLSEAQRARVAKGYVTYVGLKELHRGRV, from the coding sequence ATGACGGAACGACCGATCGTCCACGCCCCGAGCTTGGAGAAGCATCCGCTGGTGCCGGCGTCCGCGTGGGTGCACGGCAGCGCAACGCTCATCGGCGACGTCACCTTGGGCGAGGACGCGAGCGTATGGCCGGGCGCCGTGCTCCGCGGTGACCGCGATGCGATTGTGGTCGGGGCGGAGACCAACGTGCAGGACGGCGCCGTACTGCACTGCGATCCCGGGTTGCCGCTGCGGATCGGTGCGCGCGTGACGGTGGGGCATCGCGCGGTGCTGCACGGCTGCACCGTGGAGGACGGCGCGCTCATCGGCATTGGCGCCATCGTGCTGAACGGCGCCGTCGTCGGCGCGGGCTCGCTGGTGGCGGCGGGCGCCGTGGTCAGCGAGGGAATGGAGATCCCGCCGGACTCGTTGGTGGTCGGCGTGCCGGCCAAGGTGCTCCGCCCGCTGAGTGAGGCGCAGCGTGCGCGCGTGGCCAAAGGCTATGTGACGTACGTGGGACTCAAGGAGCTGCATCGAGGGCGCGTGTGA
- a CDS encoding FHA domain-containing protein: MIRCTFCGRDNDPASKFCLDCGKPVVASGARIIPVPDAAQASGGGFAVPSTRVSAKIPGGAAVKAPCRYCQTPVDPALPFCPKCGGRVAAEPPALKSSAVCASCTAPVTPGVDVFCARCGTRVASAIEPPATPPMGTAVFSARNTVSGPKIAVLDSAGQVLKTVTMDSVEATIGRADGELRFGDDVYMSPVHAQLSFREGQLFLRDLGSRNGTWLYATEPYKLQDGDTILVGSQIIRFRRLGYPGPNPPEADATRRLGSAVPSADVAVLQQLRADGSARDSCHLSPARSVVIGRSDGDWLFPYDQTMSGRHAEIRSEDLEFIVLDLGSRNGIAVGVRGERPVKAGQRILLGDQTLRVESL; encoded by the coding sequence GTGATCCGTTGCACGTTCTGTGGCCGTGACAATGACCCTGCCTCGAAGTTCTGCCTCGACTGCGGCAAGCCCGTCGTCGCGAGCGGGGCACGCATCATCCCCGTGCCGGATGCGGCGCAGGCCTCCGGCGGCGGCTTCGCCGTGCCCAGCACGCGCGTGTCGGCCAAGATACCCGGAGGCGCAGCCGTGAAGGCCCCGTGCCGCTACTGCCAGACGCCGGTGGATCCGGCCCTGCCCTTCTGCCCCAAGTGCGGCGGTCGTGTGGCAGCAGAGCCACCGGCGCTCAAGAGTTCCGCCGTCTGCGCCTCCTGCACGGCGCCGGTGACTCCCGGCGTGGACGTGTTCTGCGCCCGCTGCGGCACGCGAGTCGCCTCGGCCATCGAGCCGCCGGCCACGCCGCCGATGGGCACCGCCGTGTTCTCCGCGCGGAACACGGTGAGCGGCCCGAAGATCGCCGTGCTCGACAGCGCCGGCCAGGTGCTCAAGACCGTCACGATGGACAGCGTCGAAGCGACCATCGGCCGCGCGGACGGCGAACTGCGCTTCGGTGACGACGTCTATATGAGCCCGGTGCACGCCCAACTCTCGTTCCGCGAGGGGCAACTGTTCCTGCGCGACCTCGGCTCGCGCAACGGCACCTGGCTGTATGCCACCGAGCCGTACAAGCTGCAGGACGGCGACACCATCCTCGTGGGTTCGCAGATCATCCGTTTCCGCCGCCTCGGCTACCCGGGCCCCAACCCGCCCGAGGCCGACGCCACTCGCCGCCTGGGCTCGGCCGTCCCCAGCGCCGACGTCGCCGTGCTCCAACAGCTGCGTGCCGACGGCTCGGCGCGCGACAGCTGCCACCTCTCGCCCGCGCGCTCGGTGGTGATCGGGCGTTCGGATGGCGACTGGCTGTTCCCCTACGACCAGACGATGAGCGGCCGCCACGCCGAGATCCGCAGCGAAGACCTCGAGTTCATCGTGCTCGACCTCGGCAGCCGCAACGGCATCGCCGTCGGCGTGCGCGGCGAGCGTCCGGTGAAGGCCGGCCAGCGCATCCTGCTCGGCGACCAGACCCTGCGTGTGGAGAGCTTGTGA
- a CDS encoding protein kinase: MSEQKVCPTCGTEYPLSERFCPRDGTALRSANAQADLLGSVIADRYHILKKLGEGGMGTVYLAEHVKMGRKSALKVMNPGMNTDPDAIARFNREASNASRLSHPNICGIYDFGETPDGLIYLAMEFIEGKALTDLIEADGALQPARAASIVHQTADALQVAHDAGIVHRDLKPDNIMVTKNRDGSDLVKVVDFGIAKASSSDAQKVTKTGLVVGTPEYMSPEQLAGDKLDGRSDTYSLGLVAFNCLTGKLPFPSESAQEAMIMRLTDRPRTLAEIRPDIAWPDELQAVLDKALARDAAERYQSAAQFGRDFAAVVAEMPSVQATEGATQVIGAMSAPAAKTAPMAATPMPKTRVAGPGDRQSPAKGSAPAPVAKKTPLVPILGGVAAVAVIGFLGIKQLGGKADPAPVTPPQVAQDTGTQTRPPADPTPAGPTGANTQQMSNPVNPGTSGPRTEPRPQTPNTTPVPAPTNVNSLLATWLTEVQDNMENRTIAQRVLLDLESVRTGLSGRQLAEWHFVEMHAFMVREDPQACRAARDVKRLTTDPLRVSVADGVLREPSCDP; the protein is encoded by the coding sequence GTGAGCGAACAGAAAGTCTGCCCCACCTGCGGCACTGAGTATCCGCTCAGCGAGCGCTTCTGCCCGCGCGACGGCACGGCGCTGCGTTCGGCAAACGCCCAGGCTGATCTGCTCGGCTCCGTCATTGCGGACCGCTACCACATCCTCAAGAAGCTCGGCGAAGGCGGGATGGGCACGGTGTACCTGGCCGAGCACGTGAAGATGGGCCGCAAGAGCGCGCTCAAGGTGATGAACCCGGGGATGAACACCGACCCCGACGCCATCGCGCGCTTCAATCGCGAGGCGTCGAACGCTTCGCGGCTCTCGCATCCGAACATCTGCGGCATCTATGACTTCGGCGAGACGCCCGACGGCCTGATCTACCTCGCAATGGAGTTCATCGAGGGCAAGGCGCTCACCGACCTGATCGAGGCCGACGGCGCGCTGCAACCAGCACGCGCAGCGAGCATCGTGCACCAGACGGCCGATGCGCTGCAGGTGGCGCACGACGCGGGCATCGTGCATCGCGACCTCAAGCCCGACAACATTATGGTCACCAAGAACCGGGATGGCTCCGACTTGGTGAAGGTCGTGGACTTCGGCATCGCCAAGGCCAGCTCCAGCGACGCGCAGAAGGTGACCAAGACCGGGCTCGTGGTCGGCACGCCCGAGTATATGAGCCCCGAGCAGCTCGCCGGTGATAAGCTCGATGGCCGCAGCGACACCTACTCGCTCGGACTCGTCGCATTCAATTGCCTCACCGGCAAGCTGCCCTTCCCGAGCGAGTCAGCGCAGGAGGCGATGATTATGCGCCTCACCGACCGGCCACGCACGCTGGCGGAGATTCGTCCAGACATCGCGTGGCCGGATGAACTGCAGGCGGTGCTGGACAAGGCCTTGGCGCGCGACGCCGCCGAGCGCTACCAGAGTGCGGCGCAGTTCGGACGCGACTTCGCGGCGGTGGTGGCGGAGATGCCGTCGGTGCAGGCCACCGAGGGCGCGACGCAGGTGATTGGCGCGATGAGCGCGCCGGCGGCGAAGACCGCGCCGATGGCGGCCACGCCGATGCCGAAGACGCGTGTGGCCGGCCCGGGCGACCGGCAGTCACCAGCCAAGGGCTCGGCGCCGGCACCGGTCGCGAAGAAGACGCCGCTGGTGCCGATTCTCGGTGGTGTTGCGGCGGTCGCGGTGATCGGGTTTCTGGGGATCAAGCAGCTAGGTGGAAAGGCCGACCCGGCGCCCGTCACGCCGCCCCAGGTTGCGCAGGACACGGGGACGCAGACGAGGCCGCCGGCTGATCCGACGCCTGCGGGACCGACGGGGGCGAACACGCAGCAGATGAGCAATCCGGTGAACCCGGGGACGAGCGGGCCGCGTACGGAGCCGAGGCCGCAAACGCCCAATACGACACCTGTGCCTGCGCCCACCAACGTGAACTCGCTGCTCGCCACGTGGCTTACGGAAGTGCAGGACAATATGGAGAATCGGACGATCGCGCAGCGCGTTCTGCTCGACCTTGAGTCCGTGCGGACCGGCCTCTCGGGCCGACAGCTCGCCGAGTGGCATTTCGTCGAGATGCACGCCTTTATGGTGCGCGAGGACCCGCAGGCGTGTCGGGCCGCGCGCGACGTCAAGCGCCTCACCACGGACCCCTTGCGCGTCTCGGTGGCGGATGGCGTGCTTCGCGAACCGAGTTGCGACCCGTGA
- a CDS encoding Stp1/IreP family PP2C-type Ser/Thr phosphatase, translating into MTGSPSPSDDVVVHVHVFGRTDVGRTREHNEDTFAVADLTTFNASLQPEVRQHVCGPRGSFFMVADGMGGAAAGEVASQMAVDTILAELDARWRAAQSADAETFAHALKAATETANAKIHQYAATHPENRGMGTTATIAGLLGDTLFLCQVGDSRGYIVRAGEAIQITKDQSLMQKLIEAGEMTPEEAEVSERRNIILQALGPEPKIKVDLTSQQVMRGDTLILCSDGLSGQVRANEIAEVVRTSPDLVEVCKRLIDLANEAGGPDNITVVAARFEGNGLKDSGAETLAHRVYRGSSERPTIPMDRSSIPQLSAVDDDEIDDQSEIPTLETDAYKPEKVVVGNAGSGPTVEIAPSVRAKLPEPPPPGGRIPAWTLRMYFGALAALVAFVALFIYLRRD; encoded by the coding sequence GTGACGGGCTCACCCTCCCCCAGCGACGACGTCGTCGTCCACGTCCACGTCTTCGGACGCACGGACGTCGGCCGCACACGTGAGCACAACGAGGACACGTTCGCCGTCGCGGACCTGACGACGTTCAATGCGTCGCTGCAGCCCGAGGTGCGGCAGCACGTCTGCGGCCCGCGCGGCTCGTTCTTTATGGTCGCCGACGGGATGGGCGGCGCCGCGGCCGGCGAGGTCGCCAGCCAGATGGCGGTGGACACGATCCTGGCCGAACTCGACGCGCGCTGGCGGGCCGCGCAGTCGGCCGACGCCGAGACCTTCGCGCACGCGCTGAAGGCAGCCACCGAGACGGCCAACGCGAAGATCCACCAATATGCCGCCACGCATCCCGAGAACCGCGGGATGGGCACCACGGCGACGATTGCCGGCCTGCTCGGCGATACGCTGTTCCTCTGCCAGGTCGGCGACTCGCGCGGGTACATCGTGCGCGCCGGCGAGGCCATCCAGATCACGAAGGACCAGTCGCTGATGCAGAAGCTGATCGAGGCCGGGGAGATGACGCCCGAGGAAGCCGAGGTCAGCGAGCGCCGCAACATCATCCTGCAGGCGCTGGGTCCCGAGCCGAAGATCAAGGTGGACCTCACCTCGCAGCAGGTGATGCGCGGCGACACGCTGATCCTCTGCTCCGACGGCCTCTCGGGTCAGGTGCGTGCCAACGAAATCGCTGAAGTCGTGCGCACCTCGCCTGATCTCGTTGAGGTCTGCAAGCGCCTGATCGACCTCGCCAACGAGGCCGGCGGCCCGGACAACATCACCGTGGTGGCGGCGCGCTTCGAGGGCAACGGCCTGAAGGACTCGGGCGCCGAGACGCTCGCGCATCGTGTGTACCGCGGTTCGTCCGAGCGCCCGACGATCCCGATGGACCGCAGCTCGATCCCGCAGCTGAGCGCGGTTGACGACGACGAGATCGACGATCAGTCGGAGATCCCGACGCTCGAGACCGACGCCTACAAGCCCGAGAAGGTAGTGGTCGGCAACGCGGGGAGCGGCCCGACGGTGGAGATCGCCCCGAGCGTGCGAGCCAAGCTCCCCGAGCCTCCACCGCCGGGCGGCCGCATCCCCGCGTGGACGCTGCGGATGTACTTCGGTGCGCTCGCCGCCCTCGTCGCCTTCGTCGCCCTCTTCATCTACCTGCGCCGCGACTGA
- a CDS encoding trypsin-like peptidase domain-containing protein — protein sequence MSVEFRITKGARAGARERFDKSIVAIGRHPINDLRFDVERDLDVSSRHAELRVVGDRCVLVDLGSTNGTFVNGQRVEGERALFDGDVVTFGANGPQAEFRVVGEAASAAPGTRASAAAPAAAQAQSSNRPNTEVRIAMAVEKQTGTLKRMVLGLAAVVIVGALAAVWMTRKSAAETRAQLASLIAANDSLARALEARLAQTGIAEASLEAAREETQRLARELQAQQARGGDVSAAAARVRESQQRTASMAAMDYAAITESNQQAIALLVVEFPDSARSTGTGFNILPSGLIVTNRHVIQQPDGTRAQRIAVAFDGTSGQWKRAVVELVSETDELAFLRITTAGTYPVVAGIARNPDAVRVGAPVAILGYPLGTATAGMQGSINTVRPAATLSVGTVSKRVDETLQLDAFAAQGSSGSPVFNARGQVVGVVYGGATESAGRIVYAVPVARLGAQLPADARGILR from the coding sequence ATGTCTGTCGAGTTCCGCATCACCAAGGGCGCCCGCGCGGGTGCCCGCGAGCGGTTCGACAAGTCCATCGTCGCCATCGGGCGGCACCCAATCAACGACCTGCGCTTCGACGTCGAACGTGATCTCGACGTCTCCTCGCGCCACGCCGAGCTCCGCGTGGTCGGCGACCGCTGCGTACTGGTGGATCTCGGCTCGACCAACGGCACCTTCGTGAACGGCCAGCGCGTGGAGGGCGAGCGCGCACTCTTCGACGGCGACGTGGTGACGTTCGGCGCCAATGGTCCGCAGGCGGAGTTCCGCGTGGTCGGCGAGGCGGCCTCGGCGGCACCGGGAACGCGTGCCTCGGCGGCGGCACCGGCCGCGGCGCAGGCACAGTCGAGCAACCGCCCGAACACCGAAGTGCGCATTGCGATGGCGGTCGAGAAGCAGACCGGCACGCTGAAGCGGATGGTGCTGGGCCTGGCCGCCGTGGTGATCGTCGGTGCGCTCGCCGCGGTGTGGATGACGCGCAAGAGCGCCGCCGAGACCCGGGCGCAGTTGGCGTCGCTGATCGCGGCCAACGACTCGCTGGCCCGTGCGCTCGAGGCTCGCCTCGCGCAGACCGGCATCGCCGAGGCCTCCTTGGAGGCAGCGCGCGAAGAGACGCAGCGCTTGGCGCGGGAACTCCAGGCGCAGCAGGCGCGCGGCGGCGACGTCTCAGCGGCGGCAGCGCGCGTGCGCGAGTCGCAGCAGCGGACGGCATCGATGGCCGCGATGGACTACGCCGCCATCACCGAGTCCAACCAACAGGCGATCGCGCTCCTGGTCGTCGAGTTCCCGGACTCCGCCCGCTCCACCGGCACGGGCTTCAACATCCTGCCGAGTGGCCTGATCGTGACCAACCGGCACGTGATCCAGCAGCCGGATGGCACGCGAGCCCAACGCATCGCCGTGGCCTTTGACGGCACCAGCGGCCAGTGGAAGCGCGCCGTCGTCGAGCTCGTGAGCGAGACCGACGAGCTGGCCTTCCTGCGCATCACGACCGCGGGCACGTATCCCGTGGTGGCGGGGATCGCGCGCAACCCGGACGCGGTACGGGTCGGTGCGCCGGTGGCGATCCTCGGGTACCCGCTGGGCACCGCGACCGCGGGAATGCAGGGCAGCATCAACACCGTGCGGCCGGCCGCCACGCTGTCGGTGGGCACCGTGAGCAAGCGCGTGGACGAGACGTTGCAGTTGGACGCCTTTGCGGCGCAGGGCTCCAGTGGGTCCCCGGTGTTCAACGCCCGCGGACAGGTCGTCGGGGTGGTGTACGGCGGCGCGACGGAGAGTGCGGGCCGCATCGTGTACGCGGTGCCGGTGGCGCGCCTCGGGGCCCAACTGCCCGCCGACGCGCGCGGGATCCTGCGCTAA
- a CDS encoding serine/threonine protein kinase: MSEFTDHLQSALAPSYTLERELTGGGMSRVFVATDNALGRKVVVKVLPPELAAGVNHERFRREIQVAAQLQHPHIVPLLSAGEQGSLIWYTMPFIDGQSLRERLATGGRLPVRDVLRILHEVAEALEYAHGLGVIHRDIKPGNVLMQGSHALVTDFGVSKAISAAMPTSGYTSAGMAIGTPAYMAPEQIAADPAADHRMDLYALGLLAYELLTGEVPFKEASPQQTMAAQLTREPAPLEQSRADIPMALRTLVSHLLQKIPADRPASAAEVVAALDAIPSGSGETPAMAMAAPSRGRVLAFATAGLLMVVAAWLVGQRQGEVAVTAQLRDSLAVAESLQAMAPAAALLTRDDSIAIARAVSQRIAESRPSVRPTSARSDTAALLAMADSIRREIQRTVLDSLMRPVVTAAVSAQAMAQSVEELRRAELASRSAPPPARGPRRVVVVPPRPSASRPDLNTAALFIADSLQRAFEAHPRYTTVPRDSVLGVLARSRTVDAVREQLDADVIVSISMVPLPNDSLTRLVQLRDVNLPGGGSSVRMLTRVLPQASPAQDIEALSRDAIRQLFDMERAARDARTFRIATPTSGTGTPPQAPRPPLP, from the coding sequence GTGTCAGAGTTCACCGACCATCTGCAGTCCGCCCTCGCCCCGAGCTACACGCTCGAGCGGGAGCTGACGGGCGGTGGGATGAGCCGCGTATTCGTCGCCACCGACAACGCGCTGGGCCGCAAGGTCGTGGTGAAGGTGCTACCGCCGGAACTGGCGGCCGGCGTGAACCACGAGCGCTTCCGCCGTGAGATCCAAGTCGCGGCGCAACTGCAGCATCCGCACATCGTGCCGCTGCTCAGCGCCGGCGAGCAGGGGTCGCTGATCTGGTACACGATGCCGTTCATCGACGGCCAGTCGCTGCGTGAGCGCCTTGCCACGGGTGGGCGCCTGCCCGTGCGCGACGTCCTGCGCATCCTGCACGAGGTGGCCGAGGCGCTCGAGTACGCGCACGGGCTCGGCGTCATCCACCGCGACATCAAGCCGGGCAACGTCCTGATGCAGGGCTCGCACGCCCTCGTCACGGACTTCGGCGTCAGCAAGGCCATCTCCGCGGCGATGCCGACCAGCGGCTACACCAGCGCCGGGATGGCCATCGGCACGCCGGCCTATATGGCGCCGGAGCAGATCGCCGCCGACCCCGCGGCCGATCACCGGATGGACCTGTACGCGCTGGGCCTGCTCGCCTACGAGTTGCTGACGGGTGAGGTGCCGTTCAAGGAGGCGTCGCCGCAGCAGACGATGGCGGCGCAGCTGACGCGCGAACCGGCGCCGCTCGAGCAGTCGCGTGCGGACATCCCGATGGCGCTGCGGACGCTGGTGTCGCACTTGCTGCAGAAGATTCCCGCCGACCGCCCAGCCAGCGCGGCCGAGGTGGTGGCGGCGCTGGACGCCATTCCCAGCGGTTCGGGCGAGACGCCGGCGATGGCTATGGCGGCGCCCTCGCGAGGCCGCGTGTTGGCCTTCGCCACGGCAGGTCTGTTGATGGTCGTGGCCGCCTGGCTGGTCGGGCAGCGGCAGGGTGAGGTCGCGGTCACGGCGCAGCTGCGCGATTCCCTCGCGGTGGCCGAATCGCTGCAGGCGATGGCCCCGGCGGCGGCGCTGCTCACGCGCGACGACAGCATCGCCATCGCGCGGGCGGTCTCGCAGCGCATCGCCGAGAGCCGCCCGAGTGTCCGTCCCACGAGTGCGCGCAGCGACACCGCGGCCCTGCTCGCGATGGCCGACAGTATCCGCCGCGAGATCCAACGCACGGTGCTCGACTCGCTGATGCGGCCCGTCGTCACGGCAGCGGTATCCGCCCAGGCGATGGCACAGTCCGTCGAGGAACTGCGCCGCGCCGAGCTGGCGTCGCGCAGCGCGCCGCCTCCGGCCCGAGGCCCACGCCGCGTGGTGGTCGTGCCGCCGCGGCCGTCCGCCTCGCGCCCGGACCTCAACACCGCCGCGCTGTTCATCGCCGACTCGCTGCAGCGGGCCTTCGAGGCACACCCGCGCTACACCACCGTCCCGCGCGACTCGGTGCTCGGCGTCCTCGCCCGTTCGCGCACGGTGGACGCCGTGCGCGAGCAGCTCGACGCCGACGTGATTGTCTCCATCTCGATGGTGCCCCTGCCGAACGATTCCCTGACCCGCCTCGTGCAACTCCGCGACGTGAACCTGCCCGGCGGCGGCAGCAGCGTGCGGATGCTCACCCGCGTGTTGCCTCAGGCGTCGCCGGCACAGGATATCGAGGCCCTGAGTCGCGACGCGATCCGTCAGTTGTTCGATATGGAGCGTGCGGCGCGTGACGCCCGCACGTTCCGCATCGCCACGCCGACGTCAGGGACGGGCACGCCCCCGCAGGCCCCGCGCCCGCCGCTGCCCTGA